Genomic DNA from Pelosinus sp. UFO1:
ACGTGATAGTGCCCCTCTTAATCTAAAAATTGACTTCGTATGAAGTTGAGAAATACGTGCCTCAGACAGTTTCATAATTAGACTAATTTCTTTTAATGTTAAACCTTCATAATAGTATAATGTAACCACTAATCGTTCTTTTTCAGGCAATTTATCAATTGCCCTTGCCAAAGCTTGTTTGACTTCTTCCACTTCTATCTGCTCAGAAGGATTTGCTAAATGGGAAGAAGATGTTTCTGTTTTAATAAACTCCTCTAAAGGGACTATAGTACAAGCATTAAGTTGGTTTAGTAAGGTATATAACTCATTTAGTGTAATATTAAGTGCTTGAGCTATCTCATTGTCAGTAGCGACGCGGCATAGTTTGTTTTCAAGTTGGGATACCGTCTGTTCATATTGTTTCGCTTTTTGTCTGACGCTAGTAGGTACCCAATCTTGTGCACGAATCGCATCTAACATAGACCCTCTGATACGGACTACCGCATATGTTTCAAATTTAATCGCCCGCATAGGATCATATTTTTCAATTGCATCAAGTAAGCCAAAAAAGCCATTACTAATTAAATCGTCTTTATCTACATACTGAGGCAAGCTAATTGCAATACGGCTAGCAACTAACTTAACTAATGGTAAATAACGTTCAATCAATTTTTCTCTTGTTTCGACTTTTCTAGTTTGTTGATACTCTAACCATAATTTCATAATGTCTTCTATTTTAGCCTGGTTATTAACCATCATTTATAATTACCCCCAATAACTCACATATACATCATTCTTTGGGGCGCGATATCTGCTCAAAATTTCCAGAGGTAAATGGGGCAAATTCAGAATCTATAGATAAATCTTCGAGCGGTTGCTGCTCGTTAATAATCTCTGTTTCCTGTTCACGTCCCATCTCTTTTTCTAACACTCTTTTTAAAAATTTTTCGGCTATAATACCTATACCATAACCAATAAAACCAAACACAGCAATTGAAATAATAATACGATACAAAACAGTTTCTATTCTAGCACCTTGTAATATACCATTTAGGAGTGTCAGAGCGCCAACAATTGATGCCAAACCTAAAGCAATGCGCAACTTAAGCACTCTCTATCCCTCCCTAATTATAATTCTTTCTCGCCCTTAGCAATTGTCCTAACACGATAGATCCCTGTATCTAATTGCAATTCCACTGTTCGTCCATAATTTCCACCCGTATCATCTGCTACGAGTTTAATATCCATCTTTTTAAGCAACATTCGTACCGCTTCTGAGTTACGTTCACCAACGCGCATAACATCCGTTGCATTTGCGAAGGTAAACATTTGAGCTCCACCAGCAATCTTTGCCGTGATCCGGGATTTTACTGCTCCTAATTTTAACATTTCATCAAGCATTAAAGGTAAAGCTGTATTCGCAAACTTTGCAGGGTTTTCTGCAGAACGAGCTTGTGTACTATCTGGAAGCATTATATGAGCTAATCCACCAATTTTACTCACTAGATCGTATAATGCAATACCAACACAAGATCCTAGTCCGTAACTTATCAGACTACTAGGATTCCGACCAACTTTATAATCAGCCATCCCTACTTTTATCAGTTCTGACATTATTCCTTCACCCCTATTGCCGCCAAAATAGTATTTAACGAACCAGGATCAGGAATTAAGAAGAAATGTCCTTTTACACCATCACTCTCAGTTGTAAATTCAGTTTCAATTACTAGGGCATGATCTCCCATTTGACCTAACTGAATTAAGATTACACTTAAAATAGCTCCAGCCATATCCATAGCCAACGCAGGAATAGATGGTAATAATGTCAACTTCGTGAAATGAGATAATGCATTTAAGTATGCACCTGCAAGAATATTACCAATCTCCATCAAGGCTGATTCATCCATTGAGTTTAGCGATGTTGTATGACCTTGTTCTCGCCCCATTAGCATATCTACTAAATAAAAGGCACTATCCCGCGGTAGTAGAAATAAAATACTGCTAGGTGCAGGACCATATACACGTAAATATACGCCTGCAACCATTGCATCAGGGCCACCTACTACATCTGGTACTTCCCCTAATGGCATAATAGCAATTTTAGGAACCGTCATATCTATTTTTCGATTGATAATTTGGGACAAAGCTGTGGCGGAATTACCAGCACCGACATTGCCAATTTCTCTTAATGCATCCAATTGCAAATTTGATAAATTCAATATTTCATCCGACAATATTTCCACCTCATTTATAGTTCAAAATAACTATATCGCTTTTGTTTCCTGTCCAATCCCAATAATTTCTTCTAAGTTTAGTAAAATTAATAGTCGATTCTCTAATTTACCCACTCCACTAAGGTAACTAGCTGCTACACTTCCTGCAACAACATCTGGGGAATCGATATTTTCCTGATTGATAGTCATAACTTCGGATACCGCGTCTACAATCATTCCCACGGATAGTTCGTCAACTTTTACAATAATTATACGGGTGTCTTCTGTAACTACTTGCTGAGGCAAATTGAGACGTTTTTTTAAATCAATAACAGGTAAAACACTACCTCTTAAGTTAATTACACCTTTTATGTAATCCGGAGTGTGAGGAACTCTTGTAATATCTGTAATACGCTTTATTTCTTGGACTTGTAAAATACTTACACTATATTCTTCCCGGCCTAATTTAAAAACAACTAATTGTACTTCACTATTTGAGTAAATTTGCTCTGACATGTGCTGTCCCCCCCTTATTGGATTAATGAACCTATATCTAAAATAAGAGCTACTTGACCATTACCCAAAATAGTCGCACCAGCAATAATCTTTATACCAGCTAATAACTTACCTAAAGATTTAATAACAATTTCTTGCTGACCTATTAAGTTATCAACAATAATCCCTGCACGTTGCTCACCGATATGTACAATTACAACAAATAATTCTTCTTGTTGCTGTTCTTGCTGTTCCGTTTCAGGTATATTAAGTACATTAGCTAACCTGACGATCGGAATAATCTGCCCCCGCAGCAGAATCACTTCTTTATTTTGTACTGTCTTAATTTCTGATGGCATGATGTTAATCGTACTATCAATGGAACCTAATGGAATTGCATAAATTTCTTCAGAAACCTTAACTAATAATGCCTGGATGATTGCTAATGTTAACGGTAAGCGAATTTTGAACTTACTACCTTCATTTACCTTGGTTTCAACATCAACCATCCCACCAAGGGACTCTATCTTATTTTTTACCGCGTCCATACCTACGCCTCGGCCTGATACATCAGTAACAACGGCAGCAGTTGAAAAACCTGGTAAGAAGACTAACCGAACTGCTTCATTCGCGTCCATAGCATCTGCTTCCCCTTGGGAGATAAGTCCCTTCTCAACAGCTTTGCGTTTAATAACATCAGCATTAATCCCTTTGCCATCATCTTCAACCATTATGATTACGTTGTTTCCTTCATGACGAGCAATTAAACGAATCTCACCAATAGGATTTTTGCCCTTTTCTTCTCTTTCATGGGGCTGCTCAATACCATGGTCGATTGAATTACGTAATAGATGAACTAGAGGGTCACCAATTTCATCAATAACAGTGCGATCAAGCTCGGTTTCCTCACCTTGAATAATAAGATTAATTTCTTTATTAAGATCCCGGGATAAATCGCGAACCATCCGTGGAAAACGATTAAATACCTGTCCAACTGGAACCATACGCACTTTCATCACTACGGCCTGTAGATCAGTAGTTACCCTGTCCATTTGCTCAATGGTTTCAACTAAATCTGTTAATTTATGTGTCAAACCAATTTGCTCTAATCTTGTCTTGTTTATAACTAATTCACCAACAAGATTTAATAAGGTATCTAACTTGTCAATGTCTACACGTACGGATTGACCACTTTTATTCTTTTTTTCTACAACAGGTTGTGAAACTGTTGTAACAGCAGTTTTTTCAACTTCAGACTGTATCTTTGACGGCTGTTCCGTTATTTTTAGCGTAGACTCTTGCTTATGTATTTCATCAGGCAATACGCATGGTAAAACATCAGCTTTATCAATTTCTGAAATTGATAGTACGGTTTGCTGAATTTTATCTGCTTCAGAGCCAGTAACTATAACAACTTGAAAGGAAAGTGTAAAATTTTCTTTTTCTAATTCCTCTACTGCTGGAACACTTTTAATTACATCGCCTATTTCATCTAATGCGTTCATAACCATATAAGACCTGGCCGATTTTAAAAGACAACCTTCACGCAAAGAAACTTGTATTTCATAGGCTTGCATACCTTGTGCCCGAGCCTTTTTAATAATAGCTATTTCCGTATCACTAAGTACTAAGGAAGAAGCTTCAACTACACTTTTAACCTCTGCGTTAGTAACACTCGTCGGGACTGGTTCACCTTTCGCTAACGCCTTAAGTTTAGTTATAAGCGGTTTACTGTCAACAGAACTTTCACTATTAGTAGCAACACTTTCAACTAATTGTTCCAAGGTGTCTACACATTTAAAGATTGTATCAATAATATCATGACTAGCTTTTAATTGCCCCTTACGGAGCAAATCCAAAATATTTTCCATCTCATGTGTTAATTCAGCAATCGTTGTAAAACCCATTGTCGCTGACATACCCTTGATTGTATGTGCACTACGAAATATTTCACTTAATACGGATAAATTATCAGGATCATTTTCCAAATCCAATACACAACTATTTAGAGTTTGCAAATGTTCACGCGACTCTTCTAAAAACATTCCCATATATTGATTAGTATCCAAAATTTCCACCTCCATATTTATTTGACAAGAGATTTAATAATTTCTGCAGCAATAGATGAAAGAGGTACAACTTTATCAACTACACCTAATTCAATAGCGGACTTTGGCATACCAAAAACAACTGCTGTAGATTGATCTTCGGCTATAGTATATCCCTGTTGCTGTTTTATCGCTTGTATACCCTTCGCCCCATCATGCCCCATTCCAGTGAGTATGACACCTACAGTTCGTCCTCCATAAATCTTTGCTACTGATTCCATCATTGGATCTACTGCTGGTCGATGCCCTCCAATCGGAGGATCTTGATTCAATTTTACTACTTTGTTATTTCCTTCTCGCTCGACTGTCATGTGGTAATTACCAGGAGCAATGAAAACCATTCCTGGACGTATCACATCATTATGCTCAGCCTCTTTAACTGTCAAAGCGGATAAAGAATTTAAACGCTCCGATAGCGATTTCGTAAAACCTGGTGGCATATGCTGTACGATCACAACCCCACAAGGCAGATTACCGGGTAACCTAGTAATAACTTCTTGTAGCGCTCGTGGCCCACCCGTGGATGTGCCAATCGTTAAAATTTGTTCATTCGTTGATACCGCAGGTGATAAAGTAAGATTGGTCATAGATGGTAGATTTACCTTATGCTTACTTAACTGAGGCATATTAGCCTTACTCGCAGCTCGACATTTAGACAATATTTCAGTTCCAATGCCCGCAATGCTGGAAATAGCTCCAGCAGTTTTTGCAACAAAATCCACTGCTCCTAATTCTAAGGCAGCTAACGTTGCATCTGCCCCAGCACTAGTTAAGCTACTGAGCATAACAATTGGAGTTGGTTTTTCCCGCATAATGATTTCTAATGCTTGTATTCCATTCATAATTGGCATTTCAACATCCATAGTTACTACGTCTGGTTTAAAGTGTTTCACTTTATCCACAGCATCTTGACCATTACGTGCTGTATCGACTACTAAAAAATCAGGTTCATTAGAAAATAGGTCTGATAATAATTTTCGCATGAAAGCAGAATCGTCAACAATTAATATTCGTATCATCATCCTACCTCCTATAAGTTATAGCCCTTTTGACGCAGCTCCAACTGCTTCTTAAATATAAATCGACTAATTTTATCCCTTACACCGTCGCGAGCACCAATAAATTTTATACTCGTCCAAAATAATGGCCGATCAATTTGAGGCTTATGGATTCTAATCACTTCACCTTCAACCTGAATTTCATTTTGTTCAGGTAAAGTGATTATCATATTTACTTTCGTTCCAATTTTAATTTCTTTCTCACATACAGCCTGCAGTCCACCACCGCTAAGATCCTTAGTAACGACATTAAGAGAAATCAATTTCTCCTGATCATTCTCCAATGCATACTCAATTAAAAGTGGCTGTGCAACATCAAAACGAACAAAAGAACGTTGCTGCGTTTTTTCTATATCATAAGGAGGAGTAATAATCCATACCGGCAAAGGGCTCATTCTCTTAGTCAAAAATTTACTTTTAAAAACATAAACTCCAGTTTCATCAAACAGTTTTCCATAAAATCCTCTTCCAGCATCAAGCAAAATAGGATGTCCCTTCTGCATTGGCATGGCAATCATCACTTGATTAGAGGTTATTTCTTCAACACGACTTGTAAACTTGGGAGAATTGACATTTTTCGATAACATAATTTCTAAACGTTGATTTATCTTTAAAATATTTTCCAAGCTAATCCCCTTTTCCTCCTTACTGGAATGTTTTTATCGCATTAGTCCTACTAATTTACTAAAAAATCCTTTAATTCCATCTGTTTTTTTTATAGTAGTTCCATATAACAGACGATTAGCAATTTCATCAATACAACGTGCTGATGAAGAATTAGGAAATGCCAATAATAAAGGCGTTTGCTTTTTTACAGCCCTAACTAAATTAAGATCTTCACAGACAAAACCCAGACTATTGATTGATAATCCAAGAAACTTTAGAGAAACCTTTATTAATTTATCTGCAGTAATGTTACCCTCATTTGGCTCCAATACACGGTTAATGACCAATTTCAACACAGCATCACTAGAGTGATTAGCATAAGTTTTCATCATGGCATAGGCATCCGTAATTGCAGTTGGTTCTGGTGTTGTAATTATAATAACCTCATCAGCAGCTACCACAAAATTCATTACACTCTTATTTATGCCTGCTCCTGTATCAATCAAAATAATATCCGCTATATCATCTAATAAAGTAATCTGATTCACAATTCGGTTTAGCTGCGAATCATTTAAGTTGGCTAAATTATAAATTCCAGAGCCCCCTGACAAGAATTTTATACCAAGGGGACCGTCCGCTATAATATCAATTAAAGAAAATCCGCCTTCTAATAAATGCAAAAGATTATAAGGGGTTGAGCAACCTAATATAACATCTACATTACCCATGCCTAGGTCTGCATCTAAAATTACAACTCTCTGACCTAGTTTAGCTAACGCTAGCGCTAAATTCACTGTGAAATTAGTTTTGCCAACCCCCCCCTTACCACTTGTAACAGTAATTACGCGGGTATTCGTATGATTTGCCTTAATCACAGAACTACTAGGTTTAAGAGGAACACTTTGTACCATCTTTCGTAATTTTTCTGCTTGATCCCACATGCTAATCCCTCAAAATTAACGGTGTTAATTTACTAAAATCGACTAATTCTATATCATCAGGCACATTTTGACCATTAGTAACATAAGATAAAGATAATGGAAACTGATGCAAAAGATTAATTATTGTACCGATATTTCGAGTCTCATCAATTTTAGTAAAAATAACTTTATCCGGTGAACAGACAGAGAACTTTTTCACAATATCTAAAGCATCTTTGTACTTTGTAGTAGCACTCAATACCAAATACTTTTCAATCGTTTCATCTATTTGCAGAAGACTCTGTAATTCTTCTATCTGATCACTATTATGAGGGCTACGACCAGCCGTATCAATTAATATTAGTTGCTTATCCTTATTAGAATTCAAGACTTTTTTTAATTCATCTCCATCATATACAATATGGATTGGCATCCCCATAATATCAGAGTACGTCTTTAATTGCTCAACAGCGGATATACGATAGGTATCTGCTGTCACTAGAGCAACTTGATATCCGTCTTGAATTGCAAATTTGGCAGCCAATTTTGCAATCGTTGTTGTTTTGCCAACCCCAGTTGGTCCAATAAACGCAACTATTTTCCTACCCTCTTTAGGGATTTCAATCCCGGAAACACATTCCAAACAGGTCTGAATTTGTGCAATTATCATCTTACGAAGTTCAAAACTCGCAGTATCAAATTTAGATGAATCAACCGGTAATTCCTGCAATATTTTCTCAGCGACATTAATATCAATATCGTTATTAATTAATAGTTCAAGTGCTGGAGAACTCTTACCATCCTTTGGAATCTTATGTAAAACCTTCTCTAATAAGTTACGCATGCTAGCAAGCTCAAATTGTACTGCGACATCCTTAGATGTTTCTTTACTATTAGGTTCTATTTTTTGTACCGAGGGTGCTGACACTGGTGGCGCTATTGGTGTCTCAATCGCTGCAGTGACTTCTACTTTCTCTTTTAAAAAGTAGCCAAAAATGCCACCTCTACGAATCTTTCTTGTATGTAATATAATTGCATCACGGCCTAAAACACCCTTGACTTGCGCCATAGCTTCCTGTATAGAATCAGCAGTAAACACTCTAACTTTCAATTATATTTTCACCATCCCTAACGATTGCACTTCAACATTGGATTCCATTTCTGCATAAGATAAAACAATTAAATTAGGTATGCTACGCTCCACTAATTTATAGAAATAAGTTCTAACAGCAGGACTTGTAAGAATAATTGGTTGATAACCAATATTTGTAATTCTAGGTAACTCTTTAGACAAGCAAGATATAATTGTCTGTAGGACAGTTGGTTCAAGAGCTACATAGGAACCATTTTCATTACGTTGAACTGCGCCTGCAATCAGGTTTTCCAACTGTGGATCAACAGTTAAGCAGGTCAAAACATTATTTTGTGCATATTGCCTTGAAATTTGTCTAGCTAATGCATGACGAACATATTCGGTTAAAATATCTGTATCCTTTGTCAACTGAGCATAGTCCGCCAGGGTTTCAAAAATTGTCACCATATCTCGTATGGAGATCCGCTCACGTAATAATTTAGCTAATACTTTTTGAATATCACCAATTGATAACAAGTTCGGTGTTAATTCTTCTACTACAGTTGCATTATTTTGCTTCACGGATTCAACTAAGGTTTGAACTTCTTGACGTCCCAAAATTTCAAATGCATGACTCTTAACAACTTCTGTAAGGTGAGTCGCCAATACTGATACAGGATCTACCACAGTATACCCTGCCAGTTCCGCTTGTTCTCGATTTGCCTCTTGAATCCATAATGCAGGTAAACCAAAAGCGGGTTCTACCGTTTCAATGCCGCTAACTTCCTCAAAGACGGTGCCTGAGTTCATAGCCAAGTAATGATCAAGTAATAATTCGCCCTTAGCAATCTCTATTCCTTTTAATTTTATTACATAGATATTAGGTTTCAATTGAATATTATCCCGAATCCGGATAGTAGGAACAATCAGCCCTAATTCTAAAGCACATTGGCGACGGATCATAACTACGCGATCAAGCAAATCCCCGCCTTGAGAAATGTCTACCATAGGTATGAGACTATAACCAATTTCAAGCTCCATAGTATCAATTTGTAGTAATGATACTATATTTTCTGGATTACGTACCTCTTGGTTTTCCTTTTCCTCCAAATTATTTATCTCTGACTGCACCTCATGCTGCATGCTTCGTCTTAACACAAAGCCAATTGCAAAAGCAATAAGAGCAAGAGATAAAAAAGGAATAATTGGCAAGCCAGGAACAAAAGATAACATTGCCAATACGCCGGATACAATGAAAAATACTCTTGGAGTTGTAAAAATCTGTGCTACAAGATCATGACCCAAATTTGAATCTGATGCAGCTCTCGTAACCACAATACCTGTTGCGGTAGAGATTAATAATGCTGGTATCTGATTTACTAAGCCTTCTCCCACAGTCAATAAGGTGTAGCTTTGCAATGCTTGCACTACACCTAAATTCCGCTGAACCATGCCAATAATAAAACCACCAACAATATTGATAACAATAATAATAATTGCTGCTATCGCATCCCCTTTTACAAACTTACTCGCTCCGTCCATCGCTCCATAAAAATCAGCTTCTCGCTGAATCTTAACGCGGCGATGACGTGCTTCAGCATCTGTAATCGCTCCAGAATTCAAATCAGCATCAATACTCATTTGTTTACCTGGCATAGCATCCAAAGTAAACCTAGCAGCAACTTCCGCGACACGCTCAGAACCTTTGGTAATAACCATAAACTGTATAATAATCAAAATAACAAACATAATAAAACCAATAATAGCATTACCACCAACTACGAAATTACCAAAGGCCATAATGACCTCACCTGCATACCCATCAAGTAAGATAAGTCGCGTCGACGACACATTTAGTGCTAGTCGAAATAAGGTGGTAATTAACAATAAGGAAGGAAAGATTGAAAACTGCAATGGCTCAACATTATAAACAGCTATCATTATAATAATAAGAGCTAGGGTAATATTTAATGTTAACAATAAATCCAGTAAAACAGATGGCAATGGAATTATCATCATGACAACAATCATAATAATTGCAAGACCAACTACAATATCACTATATTTTGTTATTTTAGAAAAACCTGAGAACGGCGCTGTTTGTGTAGCCACTTTATTCGCTCCTTCAAATTAAGAAAAACGTTTTTTTAATTTATAAACATATGCTAATACTTCTGCTACGGCCTGGTATAATTCTGGTGGCACTGGTTGATTAATCTCAACAGCAGCATATAAGGCTCGAGCTAATATTTTATTTTCAACAATAACAACACTATTTTCTTTGGCAATTTCCTTAATTTTTTGCGCTATTAGATCTTGCCCCTTTGCTACAATGACGGGGGCCAACATCTCTTTATCATATTTTAAGGCAACAGCAAAGTGAGTTGGATTTGTCACAATTACATCAGCCTTCGGGACCTCTTGCATCATACGTTGCATAGACATAGCCCTCTGACGCTGTTTGATTTTCCCCTTTATTTGTGGGTCACCTTCCATTTGTTTAAATTCTTGCTTAATATCATCTTTACTCATCATCAGACTTTGTTTGTGTTCCCACCACTGATAAAAATAATCGAAAGCGGCCAACACCATCATTACAGCACTAATTTGAAAAACCAAGTCCAAAATAAGTGACGCCGTTAAGTGCAA
This window encodes:
- a CDS encoding FliA/WhiG family RNA polymerase sigma factor codes for the protein MMVNNQAKIEDIMKLWLEYQQTRKVETREKLIERYLPLVKLVASRIAISLPQYVDKDDLISNGFFGLLDAIEKYDPMRAIKFETYAVVRIRGSMLDAIRAQDWVPTSVRQKAKQYEQTVSQLENKLCRVATDNEIAQALNITLNELYTLLNQLNACTIVPLEEFIKTETSSSHLANPSEQIEVEEVKQALARAIDKLPEKERLVVTLYYYEGLTLKEISLIMKLSEARISQLHTKSIFRLRGALSRIKSSFI
- a CDS encoding chemotaxis protein CheD, which codes for MSELIKVGMADYKVGRNPSSLISYGLGSCVGIALYDLVSKIGGLAHIMLPDSTQARSAENPAKFANTALPLMLDEMLKLGAVKSRITAKIAGGAQMFTFANATDVMRVGERNSEAVRMLLKKMDIKLVADDTGGNYGRTVELQLDTGIYRVRTIAKGEKEL
- a CDS encoding chemotaxis protein CheC, whose protein sequence is MSDEILNLSNLQLDALREIGNVGAGNSATALSQIINRKIDMTVPKIAIMPLGEVPDVVGGPDAMVAGVYLRVYGPAPSSILFLLPRDSAFYLVDMLMGREQGHTTSLNSMDESALMEIGNILAGAYLNALSHFTKLTLLPSIPALAMDMAGAILSVILIQLGQMGDHALVIETEFTTESDGVKGHFFLIPDPGSLNTILAAIGVKE
- a CDS encoding chemotaxis protein CheW, with translation MSEQIYSNSEVQLVVFKLGREEYSVSILQVQEIKRITDITRVPHTPDYIKGVINLRGSVLPVIDLKKRLNLPQQVVTEDTRIIIVKVDELSVGMIVDAVSEVMTINQENIDSPDVVAGSVAASYLSGVGKLENRLLILLNLEEIIGIGQETKAI
- a CDS encoding chemotaxis protein CheA; protein product: MLDTNQYMGMFLEESREHLQTLNSCVLDLENDPDNLSVLSEIFRSAHTIKGMSATMGFTTIAELTHEMENILDLLRKGQLKASHDIIDTIFKCVDTLEQLVESVATNSESSVDSKPLITKLKALAKGEPVPTSVTNAEVKSVVEASSLVLSDTEIAIIKKARAQGMQAYEIQVSLREGCLLKSARSYMVMNALDEIGDVIKSVPAVEELEKENFTLSFQVVIVTGSEADKIQQTVLSISEIDKADVLPCVLPDEIHKQESTLKITEQPSKIQSEVEKTAVTTVSQPVVEKKNKSGQSVRVDIDKLDTLLNLVGELVINKTRLEQIGLTHKLTDLVETIEQMDRVTTDLQAVVMKVRMVPVGQVFNRFPRMVRDLSRDLNKEINLIIQGEETELDRTVIDEIGDPLVHLLRNSIDHGIEQPHEREEKGKNPIGEIRLIARHEGNNVIIMVEDDGKGINADVIKRKAVEKGLISQGEADAMDANEAVRLVFLPGFSTAAVVTDVSGRGVGMDAVKNKIESLGGMVDVETKVNEGSKFKIRLPLTLAIIQALLVKVSEEIYAIPLGSIDSTINIMPSEIKTVQNKEVILLRGQIIPIVRLANVLNIPETEQQEQQQEELFVVIVHIGEQRAGIIVDNLIGQQEIVIKSLGKLLAGIKIIAGATILGNGQVALILDIGSLIQ
- a CDS encoding chemotaxis response regulator protein-glutamate methylesterase, yielding MIRILIVDDSAFMRKLLSDLFSNEPDFLVVDTARNGQDAVDKVKHFKPDVVTMDVEMPIMNGIQALEIIMREKPTPIVMLSSLTSAGADATLAALELGAVDFVAKTAGAISSIAGIGTEILSKCRAASKANMPQLSKHKVNLPSMTNLTLSPAVSTNEQILTIGTSTGGPRALQEVITRLPGNLPCGVVIVQHMPPGFTKSLSERLNSLSALTVKEAEHNDVIRPGMVFIAPGNYHMTVEREGNNKVVKLNQDPPIGGHRPAVDPMMESVAKIYGGRTVGVILTGMGHDGAKGIQAIKQQQGYTIAEDQSTAVVFGMPKSAIELGVVDKVVPLSSIAAEIIKSLVK
- a CDS encoding flagellar brake protein — translated: MENILKINQRLEIMLSKNVNSPKFTSRVEEITSNQVMIAMPMQKGHPILLDAGRGFYGKLFDETGVYVFKSKFLTKRMSPLPVWIITPPYDIEKTQQRSFVRFDVAQPLLIEYALENDQEKLISLNVVTKDLSGGGLQAVCEKEIKIGTKVNMIITLPEQNEIQVEGEVIRIHKPQIDRPLFWTSIKFIGARDGVRDKISRFIFKKQLELRQKGYNL
- a CDS encoding MinD/ParA family protein, which encodes MWDQAEKLRKMVQSVPLKPSSSVIKANHTNTRVITVTSGKGGVGKTNFTVNLALALAKLGQRVVILDADLGMGNVDVILGCSTPYNLLHLLEGGFSLIDIIADGPLGIKFLSGGSGIYNLANLNDSQLNRIVNQITLLDDIADIILIDTGAGINKSVMNFVVAADEVIIITTPEPTAITDAYAMMKTYANHSSDAVLKLVINRVLEPNEGNITADKLIKVSLKFLGLSINSLGFVCEDLNLVRAVKKQTPLLLAFPNSSSARCIDEIANRLLYGTTIKKTDGIKGFFSKLVGLMR
- the flhF gene encoding flagellar biosynthesis protein FlhF; translated protein: MKVRVFTADSIQEAMAQVKGVLGRDAIILHTRKIRRGGIFGYFLKEKVEVTAAIETPIAPPVSAPSVQKIEPNSKETSKDVAVQFELASMRNLLEKVLHKIPKDGKSSPALELLINNDIDINVAEKILQELPVDSSKFDTASFELRKMIIAQIQTCLECVSGIEIPKEGRKIVAFIGPTGVGKTTTIAKLAAKFAIQDGYQVALVTADTYRISAVEQLKTYSDIMGMPIHIVYDGDELKKVLNSNKDKQLILIDTAGRSPHNSDQIEELQSLLQIDETIEKYLVLSATTKYKDALDIVKKFSVCSPDKVIFTKIDETRNIGTIINLLHQFPLSLSYVTNGQNVPDDIELVDFSKLTPLILRD
- the flhA gene encoding flagellar biosynthesis protein FlhA — encoded protein: MATQTAPFSGFSKITKYSDIVVGLAIIMIVVMMIIPLPSVLLDLLLTLNITLALIIIMIAVYNVEPLQFSIFPSLLLITTLFRLALNVSSTRLILLDGYAGEVIMAFGNFVVGGNAIIGFIMFVILIIIQFMVITKGSERVAEVAARFTLDAMPGKQMSIDADLNSGAITDAEARHRRVKIQREADFYGAMDGASKFVKGDAIAAIIIIVINIVGGFIIGMVQRNLGVVQALQSYTLLTVGEGLVNQIPALLISTATGIVVTRAASDSNLGHDLVAQIFTTPRVFFIVSGVLAMLSFVPGLPIIPFLSLALIAFAIGFVLRRSMQHEVQSEINNLEEKENQEVRNPENIVSLLQIDTMELEIGYSLIPMVDISQGGDLLDRVVMIRRQCALELGLIVPTIRIRDNIQLKPNIYVIKLKGIEIAKGELLLDHYLAMNSGTVFEEVSGIETVEPAFGLPALWIQEANREQAELAGYTVVDPVSVLATHLTEVVKSHAFEILGRQEVQTLVESVKQNNATVVEELTPNLLSIGDIQKVLAKLLRERISIRDMVTIFETLADYAQLTKDTDILTEYVRHALARQISRQYAQNNVLTCLTVDPQLENLIAGAVQRNENGSYVALEPTVLQTIISCLSKELPRITNIGYQPIILTSPAVRTYFYKLVERSIPNLIVLSYAEMESNVEVQSLGMVKI